The proteins below come from a single Spirochaetota bacterium genomic window:
- the rpoD gene encoding RNA polymerase sigma factor RpoD, whose protein sequence is MTLDAVPEVKKLIEIGKTNGEVTYDEINDILPDKLLNSEKIDDVFILLNQLGIEMVEESTRKDQSLPGVKKKSSTASKKSLSTQTETSHVDDPIRLYLKEIGKVSLLSGDQEVDLAKRIEEGEILIEETVYNSSLLINDLIKNYSKIKSGKIKLTDVLKVNRLYYFSSVDLDKLEKKFHETMKIIIEEDNKMIQFGNKLKKVDSESKKAEEFKEKIESAKVNIRKTIRNLEINDNEINKLSAKIKSMVARIQETYEFFTDIEKDFHRDLKELKHLARKLEKGESITKIIKELGIKNKDEILEVIKNVRNNERKIRRIEQEAGATADEIMEWGLQINAGQKKISIAKKELINANLRLVVSIAKKYANRGMHFFDLIQEGNIGLIKAVDKFEYKKGYKFSTYATWWIRQAITRAISDQARTIRVPVHMIEQINKVMRETRLFQQEFGREPSPEELSDRLGWVVGKVKAVKNVAREPISLETPVGEEEDSLLGDFIEDKEVDSPANTAAYRLLSEQINTVLSTLPAREQKVIRMRFGLDDGYSHTLEEVGYVFKVTRERIRQIEAKALRRLRHPTRARKLKDYLDHA, encoded by the coding sequence ATGACGTTGGATGCCGTTCCGGAAGTTAAAAAGCTCATTGAAATAGGTAAGACCAACGGCGAGGTCACCTATGATGAGATCAACGACATACTTCCCGACAAGCTGCTCAATTCCGAGAAGATCGATGATGTATTCATTCTTCTCAACCAGTTAGGCATCGAGATGGTGGAGGAATCAACGAGAAAAGACCAGTCTCTTCCCGGCGTAAAGAAGAAGAGCAGTACCGCATCGAAAAAGAGCCTTTCCACGCAAACCGAGACGTCACATGTCGATGATCCAATACGGCTCTACCTGAAGGAGATCGGAAAGGTGTCCCTCCTTTCGGGAGACCAGGAGGTTGACCTGGCGAAGAGGATCGAAGAGGGCGAGATTCTCATCGAGGAGACCGTATACAATTCATCTCTGCTCATCAATGACCTCATTAAAAATTACTCCAAGATAAAGAGCGGAAAGATCAAGCTCACCGACGTATTGAAGGTCAACCGGCTCTATTATTTCTCATCGGTAGACCTGGACAAGCTGGAAAAGAAATTCCACGAGACGATGAAGATCATTATTGAAGAAGACAACAAGATGATCCAGTTCGGGAACAAGCTGAAGAAGGTTGATTCGGAGTCCAAGAAGGCGGAGGAATTCAAGGAAAAGATCGAATCCGCCAAGGTGAATATCCGCAAGACCATCCGGAACCTTGAGATCAACGACAACGAGATAAACAAGCTTTCCGCCAAGATAAAATCCATGGTGGCGCGGATCCAGGAGACCTACGAGTTTTTCACCGATATCGAGAAGGACTTCCACCGCGACCTGAAGGAGCTCAAGCACCTGGCGCGCAAGCTTGAAAAAGGCGAGAGCATAACCAAGATCATCAAGGAGCTGGGGATCAAGAACAAGGACGAGATCCTCGAGGTTATCAAGAACGTGCGCAACAACGAGCGCAAGATTCGCAGGATAGAGCAGGAGGCGGGGGCCACGGCCGACGAGATCATGGAGTGGGGGCTGCAGATAAACGCGGGTCAGAAGAAGATATCGATCGCGAAAAAGGAGCTCATCAACGCAAACCTGCGTCTCGTCGTTTCCATCGCCAAGAAATACGCCAACCGCGGCATGCACTTCTTCGACCTTATTCAGGAAGGAAATATCGGCCTCATCAAGGCTGTCGATAAATTCGAATACAAGAAAGGCTACAAGTTTTCCACCTATGCTACCTGGTGGATACGACAGGCCATAACGCGGGCGATATCCGACCAGGCCAGGACCATCAGGGTCCCGGTCCACATGATCGAGCAGATTAACAAGGTCATGAGGGAAACGCGGCTGTTCCAGCAGGAATTCGGAAGGGAGCCGTCCCCGGAAGAGCTCTCCGACAGGCTGGGATGGGTGGTTGGCAAGGTAAAGGCGGTAAAGAACGTTGCCCGCGAGCCGATTTCCCTGGAAACGCCGGTGGGCGAGGAAGAAGATTCCCTCCTCGGCGATTTCATCGAGGACAAGGAGGTCGATTCTCCGGCCAATACCGCCGCCTACCGTCTCCTTTCCGAGCAGATAAACACTGTCCTTTCAACGCTCCCGGCGCGGGAGCAGAAGGTAATCCGCATGCGCTTCGGGCTTGATGACGGCTATTCCCATA